CTCAGCTTCAGTGACGCGCAAATGGCTGATCACGAGTCGTATGACAAAGCAATCGTTCAATTTGGTGTGCGAGAGAAACGCCTCGCCGGTTTCATTGATGGCCCTTAGGAGTTGTTCGTTGAGGCGATTCAACGCGCTGACCTCCTCAACGCCTTGCGGATGCGCGCGAAAACAAATTGTGCTCAGCGGCACGGGCGCGAGGCGTTCAAAAGCGGGATGCTCGTCGATCCATTTTGCAAACAACTGTGCGAGCCGCAGGTGTTCGCGCACGCGCGTCACAATGCCCTCGATCCCGAAATAGCGCATGACGAACCAAAATTTCAACGCGCGGAAACGCCGGCCCAGCGGAATGCCGTAATTCATGTAGTTCGTCACCTCCTCATCTTGCGCGGTGCGCAAGTATTCCGGCACGAGACTGAAGGCGCGGCGCAACACCTCGGGCTTGCGCGTGTAGAGGACACTCAGCCCCATGGGCACGAACATCCATTTGTGGGGATTCACCACGAGAGAGTCCGCGTTTTCACAACCGGCGAGCAGGTGGCGCATTTCCGGCACAATCGCCGCAATGCCGCCGTGCGCCGCATCGACGTGCAACCAAACATTTTCGCGGGTGCAGATTGCGGCAATTTCCGGAACCGGGTCGATGCTCGTACAAGAGGTGGTACCCACCGTGGCCACAGCACAGAACGGAAGCCAGCCGGCGCGCCGGTCTTCGGCAATCGCTGCCGCCAGCGCTGCGGGCTGCATGCGAAATTCATCATCCACTGGAATGCGGCGAATGCCTGACATGCCAATACCGATGAGCAATGCGGCTTTGTCAATTGACGAGTGCGTGTACTCGG
This genomic stretch from Cytophagia bacterium CHB2 harbors:
- a CDS encoding aminotransferase class V-fold PLP-dependent enzyme; translation: MPASKESSIAPSAIRFDLTNAKTDTTAMSQPGKSCGDMPAEEFRQFGHQLIDWVADYLRDIGQHPVFPGNLQPKDIRRLLPASPPQQGEDMTKILADIDRIIMPGMTHWNHPRFFAYFTSSASGPGILGDMLATAFNINGMLWQSCPSATELEEVTLGWLRQMLHLPEDFWGIIFDGASMSTMHALAAAREQCVDLQIRARGMTGRDDLPRLRLYVSEYTHSSIDKAALLIGIGMSGIRRIPVDDEFRMQPAALAAAIAEDRRAGWLPFCAVATVGTTSCTSIDPVPEIAAICTRENVWLHVDAAHGGIAAIVPEMRHLLAGCENADSLVVNPHKWMFVPMGLSVLYTRKPEVLRRAFSLVPEYLRTAQDEEVTNYMNYGIPLGRRFRALKFWFVMRYFGIEGIVTRVREHLRLAQLFAKWIDEHPAFERLAPVPLSTICFRAHPQGVEEVSALNRLNEQLLRAINETGEAFLSHTKLNDCFVIRLVISHLRVTEAE